Proteins from one Sandaracinaceae bacterium genomic window:
- a CDS encoding TIGR04552 family protein, protein MVNSPRSLDQPFTVADLEGIRNLLAGGSVIDWRKLMFESEAEAAAFVAAQELDLSDPADVTRIDAVRTSAVKYLRRHFDFPVPSPVANADLVTLLMMASGKGHRQLCACTVLKVMHTIHHLEARELLFQLPVSNEEVFHLVEQKVYRVIGKALAEGAPIVEFIGGRKNKDSLYTKLLSKSEATAAQIYDKLRFRVVTRSPDEIFAVLRMLQREVFPFNYVIPEQSTNTLLPFEHHCASRPDLAPMVARMQSFEEEPVPMERESLVDNQFTAPTYRVVHFVADMPIRLSDARLAAAPPAAWTLGRIIFVMAEFQVLDTETDARNEVGDASHSAYKVRQRTAVMRRLKLGKPGVAVPGERKDDD, encoded by the coding sequence ATGGTGAACTCGCCCCGCAGCCTCGATCAACCCTTCACGGTCGCCGACCTCGAAGGCATCCGGAACCTCCTCGCGGGCGGCTCCGTCATCGACTGGCGCAAGCTCATGTTCGAGTCCGAGGCCGAGGCCGCCGCGTTCGTGGCCGCCCAGGAGCTGGACCTCAGCGACCCGGCCGACGTCACCCGCATCGACGCCGTGCGCACCTCGGCGGTGAAGTACCTGCGGCGGCACTTCGACTTCCCGGTCCCGTCGCCCGTGGCCAACGCCGACCTGGTGACCCTGCTGATGATGGCCAGCGGCAAGGGGCACCGTCAGCTGTGCGCCTGCACCGTGCTGAAGGTCATGCACACCATCCACCACCTCGAGGCGCGCGAGCTGCTGTTCCAGCTGCCCGTGTCCAACGAGGAGGTCTTCCACCTGGTGGAGCAGAAGGTCTACCGGGTGATCGGGAAGGCGCTGGCCGAGGGGGCGCCCATCGTGGAGTTCATCGGCGGGCGCAAGAACAAGGACTCGCTCTACACCAAGCTGCTGTCCAAGTCCGAGGCCACCGCCGCGCAGATCTACGACAAGCTGCGCTTCCGCGTGGTGACCCGCTCGCCCGACGAGATCTTCGCCGTGCTGCGCATGCTCCAGCGCGAGGTCTTCCCGTTCAACTACGTGATCCCCGAGCAGAGCACCAACACGCTCCTGCCGTTCGAGCACCACTGCGCCTCGCGTCCGGACCTCGCGCCCATGGTGGCGCGCATGCAGTCGTTCGAGGAGGAGCCGGTGCCCATGGAGCGCGAGAGCCTGGTCGACAACCAGTTCACCGCGCCCACCTACCGCGTGGTGCACTTCGTGGCCGACATGCCCATCCGGCTGTCCGACGCGCGCCTGGCTGCGGCGCCGCCCGCCGCATGGACGCTCGGGCGCATCATCTTCGTGATGGCCGAGTTCCAGGTGCTGGACACCGAGACCGACGCCCGCAACGAGGTGGGCGACGCCAGCCACAGCGCCTACAAGGTGCGGCAGCGCACGGCCGTCATGCGCCGGCTCAAGCTGGGCAAGCCGGGGGTGGCGGTGCCGGGCGAGCGCAAGGATGACGACTGA
- a CDS encoding SRPBCC family protein has translation MTRPALRRVGGQVTFGGTSYQVIAAPLNQVWRAISDPRRYAEMLPQVRSARLVGNVGTARAVALRHQRGPVDVSYVMNFLFEAGTHTVLFNLDETRPHDIRTGWGFIRLARRGRDHTLVSFGAMVGIDSGVVSAGLRPTLQEWILKVPLTMKWYIDRQRQTG, from the coding sequence GTGACGCGCCCCGCGCTCCGGCGCGTGGGTGGCCAGGTCACGTTCGGCGGCACCAGCTATCAGGTGATCGCCGCGCCGCTCAACCAGGTCTGGCGCGCGATTTCGGACCCGCGCCGGTACGCCGAGATGCTGCCTCAGGTGCGCAGCGCGCGGCTGGTGGGCAACGTGGGCACCGCGCGCGCCGTGGCCCTACGCCACCAGCGCGGGCCGGTAGACGTCAGCTACGTCATGAACTTCTTGTTCGAGGCAGGGACACACACCGTGCTCTTCAACCTCGACGAGACGCGGCCGCACGACATCCGCACCGGGTGGGGCTTCATCCGCCTGGCGCGCCGCGGGCGCGACCACACGCTGGTGAGCTTCGGCGCCATGGTGGGCATCGACAGCGGCGTGGTGAGCGCGGGGCTGCGGCCCACGCTGCAGGAGTGGATCCTGAAGGTGCCGCTCACCATGAAGTGGTACATCGACCGTCAGCGCCAGACGGGGTGA
- the lon gene encoding endopeptidase La, which yields MTDSLFPDGGDSVLPILPLRNSVLFPVSVVPVNVGRHRSVRLIETACGGERPVIAVVAQKRAETEDPGFDDVHWIGTVARVLKVIRLGTGQYSVVLQGVSRMRILEPLGRNPCLTARVERIHEPPAVDVEFDALTLHLRESTRALYEHLPSQPREAARILDNVVEPGALADLVTANVSVSNDIKQAVLETLDVRTRLRTVIDMVDRQREVFRVKREISNLVQEEMSRSQRELLLRQQLKRIKQELGEPTDDEDDLESLSERVAMADMPQEADKAARQQLRRMRLMNSASSEYHVARAYVEWLADLPWSKSTPDRLHVGEARRVLDEDHHGLERPKRRIVEYVAVRRLRRDGRAPILCFVGPPGVGKTSLARSIAHAAGREFVRVSLGGVSDEAEIRGHRRTYVGAFPGRIVAGLKKAKSRNPVIVLDEIDKLGRDQRGDPGSALLEVLDPEQNHAFVDHYLEVPVDLSSVMFIATANRIDTIPGPLLDRMEVIELPGYTLDEKRNIAARFIMPRQLSDHGLTPERLELSAEALDGLIEDYTDEAGVRRLEQQIAALCRAVAVRLAKGEDVHLNASMADVKAILGPPRGGRTRAARVPAAGHATALAYSPSGGRLMMVEATRMAGTGKLQTTGSMGDVMRESVAAALTYVRSRASTLGVPDDFLSKIDVHVHLPEGAVPKEGASAGVALYVAMATMLTRQKVRTDVGMAGEITLRGNVLRIGGVKERCLIAHREGLTRVVLPARNAPDLEEVPKDILDALDIQLVNHVDEVLALVCEPSPVVPLEASLPA from the coding sequence ATGACCGACTCACTCTTTCCCGATGGCGGCGACAGCGTCCTGCCGATCCTACCGCTCCGCAACTCCGTGTTGTTCCCGGTGTCGGTGGTCCCGGTCAACGTGGGGCGTCATCGTTCCGTCCGGCTGATCGAGACGGCGTGTGGCGGCGAGCGCCCGGTGATCGCCGTGGTGGCCCAGAAGCGCGCCGAGACCGAGGACCCGGGCTTCGACGACGTGCACTGGATCGGCACCGTGGCGCGCGTGCTCAAGGTCATCCGCCTGGGCACCGGGCAGTACAGCGTGGTGCTGCAGGGCGTGAGCCGCATGCGCATCCTCGAGCCGCTCGGGCGCAACCCCTGCCTCACGGCCCGGGTGGAGCGCATCCACGAGCCGCCCGCCGTGGACGTGGAGTTCGACGCACTGACACTGCACCTGCGCGAGTCCACGCGTGCCTTGTACGAGCACCTGCCCAGCCAGCCGCGCGAGGCGGCCCGCATCCTGGACAACGTGGTGGAGCCCGGCGCCCTGGCTGACCTGGTCACGGCCAACGTGTCCGTGTCCAACGACATCAAGCAGGCCGTGCTCGAGACGCTGGACGTGCGCACCCGTCTGCGCACCGTCATCGACATGGTGGACCGCCAGCGCGAGGTGTTCCGCGTGAAGCGCGAGATCTCGAACCTGGTGCAGGAAGAGATGTCCCGCTCGCAGCGCGAGCTGCTCCTGCGTCAGCAGCTGAAGCGCATCAAGCAAGAGCTGGGCGAGCCCACCGACGACGAGGACGACCTCGAGAGCCTGAGCGAGCGCGTGGCCATGGCCGACATGCCGCAAGAGGCGGACAAGGCCGCCCGCCAGCAGCTGCGCCGCATGCGCCTCATGAACTCGGCCAGCTCCGAGTACCACGTGGCCCGCGCCTACGTGGAGTGGCTGGCCGACCTGCCCTGGTCCAAGTCCACGCCGGACAGGCTGCACGTGGGCGAGGCGCGCCGCGTGCTGGACGAAGACCACCACGGGCTCGAGCGGCCCAAGCGGCGCATCGTGGAGTACGTGGCCGTGCGGCGCCTGCGGCGTGACGGGCGCGCGCCCATCCTGTGCTTCGTGGGCCCGCCGGGCGTGGGCAAGACGTCGCTCGCGCGCTCCATCGCGCACGCCGCGGGGCGCGAGTTCGTGCGCGTGTCGCTGGGTGGCGTGTCCGACGAGGCCGAGATCCGCGGGCACCGGCGCACCTACGTGGGCGCGTTCCCGGGGCGCATCGTGGCGGGCCTCAAGAAGGCCAAGTCGCGCAACCCGGTCATCGTGCTCGACGAGATCGACAAGCTGGGGCGCGACCAGCGCGGAGACCCGGGCAGCGCGCTGCTCGAGGTGCTGGACCCGGAGCAGAACCACGCGTTCGTGGACCACTACCTGGAGGTCCCGGTGGACCTCAGCTCGGTCATGTTCATCGCCACGGCCAACCGCATCGACACCATCCCGGGCCCGCTGCTGGACCGCATGGAGGTCATCGAGCTGCCGGGCTACACGCTGGACGAGAAGCGCAACATCGCGGCGCGCTTCATCATGCCGCGACAGCTGAGCGACCACGGGCTCACCCCGGAGCGCCTGGAGCTCAGCGCCGAAGCGCTCGACGGGCTGATCGAGGACTACACGGACGAGGCCGGCGTGCGTCGGCTCGAGCAGCAGATCGCGGCGCTGTGCCGTGCGGTCGCCGTGCGCCTGGCCAAGGGGGAAGACGTGCACCTCAACGCCAGCATGGCGGACGTGAAGGCCATCCTCGGGCCGCCACGCGGTGGTCGCACGCGGGCGGCGCGCGTCCCCGCGGCCGGTCACGCCACGGCGCTGGCCTACAGCCCCTCGGGCGGCCGGCTCATGATGGTGGAGGCCACGCGCATGGCGGGCACCGGCAAGCTGCAGACCACGGGCAGCATGGGCGACGTCATGCGCGAGTCGGTGGCGGCGGCGCTCACGTATGTGCGCTCGCGGGCTTCCACGCTGGGCGTCCCGGACGACTTCCTGAGCAAGATCGACGTGCACGTGCACCTCCCCGAGGGCGCCGTGCCCAAGGAGGGGGCCAGCGCGGGCGTGGCGCTCTATGTCGCCATGGCCACCATGCTGACGCGCCAGAAGGTGCGCACCGACGTGGGCATGGCAGGTGAGATCACGCTGCGCGGCAACGTGCTGCGCATCGGCGGCGTGAAGGAGCGCTGCCTCATCGCGCACCGCGAGGGCCTCACGCGCGTGGTGCTGCCAGCGCGCAACGCACCGGACCTCGAAGAGGTGCCGAAAGACATCCTGGACGCGCTCGACATCCAGCTGGTGAACCACGTGGACGAGGTGCTGGCGCTGGTGTGCGAGCCCTCCCCGGTGGTCCCGCTCGAAGCCTCGCTGCCGGCGTGA
- a CDS encoding cyclic nucleotide-binding domain-containing protein, translating to MTAGAAAARAPALDRVAGLFASALAIPEGSGARALRMLTLIFSMSGALVLMKAAQSGIFLAAYPRSAIPWAFAASAVMLALTSCLLLVWTPRMTTDRLARLTVSGSAAALLALYALLWTDVAAVRFVLYVVIEAASGVLVIQVWSVASAATDARSARKLMPIAGIGAGLAWSVFGFLVTPLSHWLGSEALLLLAPLLLWLCLALIRAMRQHDLSEARPRARHQGSLLDSFRDGFHFVGSQPLMRLLTALALLSLIIEQFMDFHLMSLARVTYRDADAISSFFGNYFAITSLISLVLLAGPAGRMLASLGATRSLLLFPCLIVGLALMAIVVPGLTTAVLLRGCARVLKQSIWSNSTEQLHTPLSGVRRGQARSAIRGVLAPGGYALTALMLTALPDTADPRIAATLALVTAGLMAWLIAVYARRTYTHALHQAVDERRWEIGSPRGRKTDTLDAETYSAFRVELLGDDPERASLAAEILAATDGQKSAEVLSAGLRHSSPDVRLTVARGLSRNTQFVGEALAEHACHEPEPVVRLACVRALRACANPERSALTTLEQLSSDPDPEVAAAAQVGVLVWTLEGEELGNALLPFLSPSESPARLREALFVLDADSIEARGMQSTLSFILERGDPEARITAAFAVIRAGALSLLPDVVRLLKDPRTAPPVARALVDLTLADGTPASASGPDTLAASLSRIASRMARESVAPPAEALVLRLLQHSDVDIRRSATQALGQSVRDGRHPPLDVSGVLPLVQRDATPAFQRFSILAGLARDDGKVDWEVDEAFMPLVHELELGIERARQDVLALLLLRGKRRLVSAVQVARRRPSAARDAQVAELLDMDLDPLLAPWVVPLFERLSLRERVAAARQLEVLDQAALDDPLYAIVALGDDLLSGVARLCYGERFLTRFGDAVDDSMVPLFEKMRFLRSVPLFQELAGEDLRRLAEMVDTLEFPPGHVVFENGDPGDALYVVLEGCVAMLQGELELARMGEREFFGELALLDSQPRSADARCLATTRVIRLRGADLDELMTHRPAATREIVRVLVKRLRETGRRVQG from the coding sequence ATGACGGCCGGCGCGGCAGCAGCTCGGGCACCGGCCCTCGACCGCGTCGCCGGGCTCTTCGCCAGCGCGCTCGCCATCCCCGAGGGCAGCGGCGCGCGCGCGCTGCGCATGCTCACGCTCATCTTCTCCATGAGCGGCGCGCTGGTGCTCATGAAGGCGGCGCAGTCGGGCATCTTCCTGGCTGCCTATCCGCGCTCGGCCATCCCGTGGGCGTTCGCGGCCAGCGCCGTGATGCTGGCGCTCACCAGCTGCCTCTTGCTGGTGTGGACGCCGCGCATGACCACCGACCGCCTGGCGCGGCTCACCGTGAGCGGCAGCGCCGCCGCGTTGCTGGCGCTGTATGCGCTGTTGTGGACCGACGTGGCCGCGGTGCGCTTCGTTCTCTACGTGGTGATCGAGGCGGCCAGCGGCGTGCTGGTCATCCAGGTGTGGTCGGTGGCCTCGGCCGCCACGGACGCCCGCAGCGCGCGCAAGCTCATGCCCATCGCGGGCATCGGCGCGGGGCTGGCGTGGTCGGTGTTCGGGTTCTTGGTCACCCCGCTCAGCCACTGGCTGGGCAGCGAGGCCCTGCTGTTGCTCGCGCCGCTCTTGCTGTGGCTGTGCTTGGCGCTGATCCGCGCCATGCGGCAGCACGACCTCTCGGAGGCTCGGCCCCGGGCGCGCCACCAGGGGTCGCTGCTGGACAGCTTCCGCGACGGGTTCCACTTCGTGGGGTCCCAGCCGCTCATGCGCCTGCTCACGGCGCTGGCGCTGCTCTCGCTCATCATCGAGCAGTTCATGGACTTCCACCTGATGAGCCTGGCGCGCGTGACCTACCGCGACGCCGACGCCATCTCGTCGTTCTTCGGAAACTACTTCGCCATCACCAGCTTGATCAGCCTGGTGCTTCTCGCGGGCCCCGCAGGCCGCATGCTGGCGTCGCTGGGCGCCACGCGCTCGCTGCTGCTGTTCCCGTGCTTGATCGTGGGCCTGGCGCTCATGGCCATCGTGGTGCCGGGGCTCACCACCGCGGTGCTGCTGCGCGGCTGCGCGCGTGTGCTCAAGCAGAGCATCTGGTCCAACTCCACCGAGCAGCTGCACACGCCTCTCTCCGGCGTGCGGCGCGGCCAAGCGCGCAGCGCCATCCGCGGTGTGCTGGCGCCCGGGGGCTACGCGCTCACCGCGCTCATGCTGACGGCGCTGCCCGACACAGCCGACCCGCGCATCGCCGCCACGCTGGCGCTGGTCACGGCCGGGCTCATGGCCTGGCTCATCGCGGTCTACGCGCGCCGCACGTACACCCATGCGCTGCACCAAGCGGTGGACGAGCGGCGCTGGGAGATTGGCAGCCCGCGCGGGCGCAAGACCGACACGCTGGACGCCGAGACCTACAGCGCCTTCCGCGTGGAGCTGCTGGGTGACGACCCCGAGCGTGCGTCGCTGGCCGCCGAGATCCTGGCCGCCACCGACGGGCAGAAGAGCGCCGAGGTGCTGAGCGCGGGCCTGCGGCACTCGAGCCCGGACGTGCGCCTGACCGTGGCCCGCGGGCTCTCGCGCAACACCCAGTTCGTGGGCGAGGCGCTGGCCGAGCACGCCTGTCACGAGCCCGAGCCGGTGGTGCGCCTGGCGTGTGTCCGCGCGCTGCGGGCTTGCGCCAACCCCGAGCGTTCGGCGCTCACCACGCTCGAGCAGCTCTCGAGCGACCCGGACCCCGAGGTGGCCGCCGCCGCGCAGGTGGGCGTGCTGGTCTGGACGCTCGAGGGGGAGGAGCTGGGCAACGCGCTGCTGCCCTTCTTGAGCCCGAGCGAGTCGCCTGCCCGGCTGCGCGAGGCCCTGTTCGTGCTGGACGCGGACTCCATCGAGGCGCGCGGTATGCAGAGCACGCTCTCCTTCATCTTGGAGCGCGGCGACCCCGAGGCGCGCATCACCGCGGCCTTCGCCGTGATTCGCGCGGGCGCGCTGAGCCTGCTGCCCGACGTGGTGCGCCTGCTGAAAGACCCCCGCACTGCGCCCCCGGTGGCCCGCGCCCTGGTGGACCTCACCCTGGCCGACGGCACGCCCGCGAGCGCCTCGGGGCCCGACACGCTGGCCGCCAGCCTGAGCCGCATCGCCAGCCGCATGGCCCGCGAGAGCGTGGCCCCGCCCGCCGAGGCGCTGGTGCTGCGCTTGCTCCAGCACTCGGACGTGGACATCCGGCGGAGCGCCACGCAGGCGCTGGGTCAGAGCGTGCGCGACGGGCGCCACCCGCCGCTGGACGTGAGCGGCGTGCTGCCGCTGGTGCAGCGTGACGCCACGCCCGCGTTCCAACGCTTCAGCATCTTGGCGGGGCTCGCGCGCGACGACGGCAAGGTGGACTGGGAGGTGGACGAGGCCTTCATGCCGCTGGTGCACGAGCTGGAGCTGGGCATCGAGCGGGCGCGCCAGGATGTGCTGGCGCTGCTCCTGTTGCGCGGCAAGCGCCGCCTGGTGTCGGCCGTGCAGGTGGCGCGGCGTCGTCCGTCGGCCGCGCGTGACGCCCAGGTGGCCGAGCTGCTGGACATGGACCTCGACCCGTTGCTGGCGCCGTGGGTGGTGCCCCTCTTCGAGCGCCTCTCGCTGCGCGAGCGCGTGGCCGCGGCGCGCCAGCTCGAGGTGCTGGACCAGGCTGCCCTCGATGACCCGCTTTACGCCATCGTCGCCCTGGGGGATGATCTGCTCTCCGGCGTCGCGCGGCTCTGTTATGGAGAGCGCTTCCTCACGCGCTTCGGCGACGCGGTCGACGACAGCATGGTGCCCCTGTTCGAGAAGATGCGCTTCCTGCGCAGCGTCCCGCTCTTCCAAGAGCTCGCGGGCGAGGACCTGCGGCGCCTGGCCGAGATGGTGGACACGCTGGAATTCCCGCCCGGCCACGTGGTGTTCGAGAACGGCGACCCGGGCGACGCGCTCTACGTGGTGCTCGAGGGCTGCGTGGCCATGCTGCAGGGGGAGCTCGAGCTGGCGCGCATGGGCGAGCGCGAGTTCTTCGGCGAGCTGGCCCTGCTGGACTCCCAGCCGCGCAGCGCCGACGCGCGCTGCCTGGCCACCACCCGGGTGATTCGCCTGCGCGGCGCCGACCTGGACGAGCTCATGACGCACCGCCCAGCGGCCACGCGGGAGATCGTTCGCGTGCTGGTGAAGCGCCTGCGTGAGACCGGCCGGCGCGTGCAGGGCTGA